The proteins below come from a single candidate division WOR-3 bacterium genomic window:
- a CDS encoding DUF763 domain-containing protein, whose product MNYTTMRRGVAELPLHYGSAPKWLFNRMIRLARAIAEIILGEFGPDEFLIRLSDPVWFQSFGCVLGFDWHSSGLTTTVCGALKEGLKELASEYGLFIAGGKGRTSRKTPEEILFWADKLGFSPEPLVYASKLTAKVDSCALQDGYQIYHHTFLGTKDGKWAVIQQGMNTQTRWARRYHWLSLELKDYVVEPHKAIISQKKGTALNLIARSAAKAREVSTVVACDNPIKTIGTLAKIKQIKLPERHFITVQDINPDRLKKILNETYETQPASFQELLSISGVGPKTIRALALISELIYGAKPSYNDPVSYSFAHGGKDGHPYPINRAEYDRSIMILETAIRQARLGLNEKISLLRKLSETTNTLVVTKL is encoded by the coding sequence ATGAATTATACAACTATGCGTCGCGGTGTTGCTGAACTACCCCTGCATTACGGTTCGGCCCCTAAGTGGCTGTTTAATCGAATGATTCGGCTGGCCCGGGCGATTGCCGAAATTATTCTTGGAGAATTCGGTCCTGATGAATTTCTTATAAGACTCTCTGATCCGGTCTGGTTTCAAAGTTTTGGTTGTGTGTTAGGTTTTGACTGGCATTCATCCGGATTGACCACCACAGTATGCGGGGCCCTAAAAGAAGGACTTAAAGAGCTAGCCTCGGAGTATGGCTTATTTATTGCAGGCGGTAAAGGTCGAACTTCGCGTAAAACCCCGGAAGAGATTCTCTTTTGGGCTGATAAACTGGGATTTAGTCCGGAACCATTGGTTTATGCCAGTAAACTTACGGCCAAGGTCGACTCTTGTGCCTTACAAGACGGCTATCAAATTTATCATCACACTTTTTTGGGCACCAAAGACGGAAAATGGGCGGTAATCCAACAGGGTATGAATACCCAGACCCGCTGGGCCAGAAGATATCATTGGCTCTCCTTAGAACTCAAAGATTATGTGGTTGAACCGCACAAGGCGATAATTAGCCAAAAGAAGGGGACCGCATTAAATCTTATTGCCCGCAGCGCTGCTAAGGCCCGAGAAGTCTCAACTGTGGTAGCTTGCGACAATCCCATTAAAACAATCGGCACTTTAGCTAAAATCAAGCAGATAAAGTTACCTGAGCGACATTTTATTACGGTTCAAGATATTAATCCGGACCGCCTTAAAAAAATTTTAAACGAGACTTACGAAACCCAACCCGCAAGTTTCCAAGAGCTTTTAAGTATTAGTGGGGTTGGTCCAAAGACGATTCGAGCTTTAGCATTGATCTCAGAACTTATCTACGGAGCCAAACCAAGTTATAATGACCCGGTGAGCTATAGTTTTGCCCATGGCGGTAAGGATGGTCACCCCTATCCGATTAACCGAGCTGAATATGACCGCTCGATTATGATCTTAGAAACGGCAATTCGACAGGCGCGGCTGGGCCTTAACGAAAAAATATCACTCTTACGGAAACTCTCCGAAACTACAAATACGCTGGTAGTTACTAAACTATAG
- a CDS encoding phosphatidylglycerophosphatase A, with product MDLFITKLIATTFFSGYIPLAPGTWGSLLAVPLSFFLHKHGWIGYLAALGVIFLVGLGSADFLTKYWQKKDDARINIDEFLGMLITFFLLPRMNFIILVGGFILFRFFDIVKPLYIRNTEKLKSSLSIMLDDIVAGVYTNLLLQFLVRIL from the coding sequence ATGGATCTTTTCATCACCAAACTAATCGCTACTACTTTTTTTAGTGGCTATATTCCTTTAGCCCCAGGGACATGGGGAAGTCTTTTAGCAGTGCCTTTGTCTTTTTTTCTTCACAAACATGGTTGGATCGGTTATCTGGCAGCGCTCGGAGTAATTTTTCTCGTTGGATTGGGCTCGGCTGATTTTTTAACAAAATATTGGCAAAAAAAAGACGATGCTCGGATTAATATCGATGAGTTTTTAGGAATGCTTATCACATTTTTTTTGTTACCCCGGATGAATTTTATAATTTTAGTTGGAGGTTTTATTTTGTTTCGGTTTTTTGATATTGTAAAGCCGCTATATATCCGAAATACTGAGAAGTTAAAAAGTAGTCTTAGTATTATGCTTGACGATATTGTTGCTGGGGTTTATACTAATTTACTGCTACAATTTCTTGTTCGAATCTTATAA
- a CDS encoding pyridoxine 5'-phosphate synthase — protein sequence MKKLSVNIDHVATLREARKELVPDPVHAAVLAELGGADGITIHLRADRRHIKERDLELLRYVIKTELNLEMAATPEMLKIALKVKPDLITLVPERPQELTTEGGLDLKKNYRVLKPIVQKIKAAGMRLSFFTEADREQITMAHKLGADLIEINTNLYSKEKKNPQGVISKISEEAQFAQELGLLVHCGHGINYQNISPLLKIKEISGFSIGFAIIARAIYVGITNAVKEMKELINQHKE from the coding sequence ATGAAAAAATTATCGGTTAATATTGATCATGTGGCAACACTTAGAGAAGCTCGTAAGGAATTGGTTCCGGATCCGGTACATGCAGCAGTATTAGCTGAACTGGGTGGAGCTGATGGGATTACGATACATCTGCGGGCTGACCGACGGCATATCAAAGAACGAGATCTTGAGTTATTGCGTTATGTAATTAAGACCGAGCTCAATTTAGAAATGGCCGCAACTCCTGAGATGTTGAAAATTGCCTTGAAGGTGAAACCGGATCTTATCACATTGGTTCCAGAGCGACCCCAAGAGTTAACTACGGAAGGTGGATTAGATCTTAAGAAAAATTATCGTGTCTTAAAGCCCATCGTCCAGAAGATAAAAGCTGCTGGAATGCGCTTAAGTTTCTTTACGGAGGCTGACCGTGAACAGATAACCATGGCTCATAAATTGGGTGCTGACCTAATTGAGATTAATACAAACCTTTATAGTAAGGAGAAGAAAAATCCCCAGGGTGTTATCAGCAAAATTTCTGAAGAAGCACAATTTGCTCAGGAACTGGGTCTTTTAGTCCATTGCGGACATGGAATTAACTACCAAAATATTTCACCCCTTTTGAAAATCAAAGAGATATCTGGTTTTAGTATTGGCTTTGCAATTATTGCTCGAGCCATCTATGTTGGTATTACTAATGCGGTTAAAGAAATGAAAGAGCTTATAAATCAACATAAGGAGTAG
- a CDS encoding nitroreductase family protein: protein MTVKEAINNRRAYRSLDPTDITQELINELASAVQLTPSCFNNQPWRLVFVYESEVLTELKKTLARGNEWAYDASMIIAVFSNKELDCVLGDREYYLFDCGMAVGFLLLRATELGLVAHPIAGYNHKLVKEVLRIPDGMTVITLIIIGKHAKEIKPVLTEKQREQELKRPERLSLEKFVYLNHL from the coding sequence ATGACAGTAAAAGAAGCAATTAATAACCGTAGGGCCTATCGGTCCTTAGATCCGACCGACATTACCCAGGAACTTATTAATGAATTAGCCTCGGCGGTACAGCTAACGCCTTCATGTTTTAATAATCAACCTTGGCGTCTAGTATTTGTTTATGAGTCTGAAGTCTTAACCGAGCTAAAAAAGACTTTAGCACGGGGTAATGAATGGGCATACGATGCTTCGATGATTATTGCGGTATTTAGTAACAAAGAACTCGATTGTGTGCTGGGTGATCGAGAATATTACCTATTTGATTGTGGTATGGCAGTAGGGTTTTTACTGCTTCGGGCCACAGAATTAGGACTTGTGGCCCATCCGATTGCCGGTTATAACCATAAACTAGTTAAAGAAGTGTTAAGAATTCCTGATGGGATGACGGTAATTACCTTAATTATTATTGGCAAGCATGCTAAAGAAATCAAACCAGTACTGACTGAAAAACAACGTGAACAAGAGCTAAAACGTCCAGAACGCTTATCTTTGGAAAAATTCGTTTATCTAAACCACCTTTGA
- the secD gene encoding protein translocase subunit SecD codes for MRYGKLKFAAVIILIGLGLYTLYPTYELYVKLPREKKALTELRQRAVTRDDSMRVSYRENELKEKEAKLHKRALHLGLDLVGGMHLMLEIDKSKLTKEEARDAVDRALAVIQNRIDQFGVYEPIIQKVGADRILVQLPGVDRERAVNLIGQVALLEFRLVAEVEKTNEVLKMIDDYYRRINKEDTTTKAEGTFLSYVISVDRNDFGVEEVDFPIFAQLVNNAKEIVPQEYEILFGPTEVIQGRRVRRLYLVKKEAELTGASITEANPAPYQGQDPNLANTWIVSLKLSRKDATKFAMITGRNVGRRLAIVLDNVVRFAPVIKERIPTGEAMITTGEINPERARDLAIVLRSGALPAPVIITEERTVGPALGKDSIDKGIRAGLIGAIIILLFMIIYYSLSGVIANITLILNIFFILVVLAGLRATLTLPGIAGIVLTIGMAVDANILIFERIREELRAGKKVRSAVDSGFSRAAVTILDANITTIITTIALYFFGTGPIRGFAVTLMVGLVINIITAVVIGRFIFQWAVTQFAHERLRI; via the coding sequence ATGAGATATGGTAAATTAAAATTTGCTGCGGTTATTATATTAATCGGCTTAGGTCTTTATACGTTATATCCAACTTATGAACTATATGTAAAACTTCCTCGCGAAAAGAAAGCCCTTACCGAACTTCGTCAGCGTGCTGTAACTCGGGATGATAGCATGCGGGTCAGTTATCGAGAAAACGAGCTTAAAGAAAAAGAAGCCAAGCTGCATAAACGAGCTTTACATTTAGGGCTTGACCTAGTAGGGGGTATGCACTTAATGCTTGAGATCGACAAAAGCAAACTTACGAAAGAAGAAGCACGGGATGCGGTGGATCGAGCCTTAGCTGTGATTCAAAACCGTATTGACCAGTTTGGAGTTTATGAGCCAATCATCCAAAAAGTTGGCGCCGACCGGATATTGGTCCAATTACCAGGTGTTGACCGGGAGCGAGCGGTAAATCTAATAGGGCAGGTAGCTTTATTGGAATTTCGATTGGTAGCCGAGGTGGAGAAGACCAATGAAGTTTTAAAAATGATTGACGATTACTATCGGAGGATAAACAAAGAAGATACCACTACCAAAGCTGAGGGAACATTTTTAAGTTATGTGATTTCTGTAGACCGAAACGATTTCGGTGTTGAAGAAGTTGATTTTCCAATATTTGCGCAATTGGTTAATAATGCTAAAGAAATTGTTCCTCAGGAGTATGAGATTCTTTTTGGCCCGACAGAAGTTATTCAAGGTCGGCGGGTGCGTCGGCTATACTTGGTTAAAAAAGAGGCCGAACTTACCGGAGCAAGCATAACCGAAGCCAATCCGGCACCTTACCAGGGTCAGGACCCGAATTTAGCTAATACCTGGATTGTCAGTCTAAAACTCTCTCGTAAGGATGCCACTAAATTTGCGATGATTACCGGACGTAATGTTGGTCGCAGGTTGGCAATCGTCCTAGATAATGTGGTGCGATTTGCGCCGGTTATTAAAGAACGTATACCAACCGGTGAAGCTATGATTACTACTGGCGAAATTAATCCGGAGCGGGCCCGGGATTTAGCTATTGTGCTGCGTTCGGGTGCCCTACCGGCTCCAGTGATTATTACTGAGGAGCGTACGGTTGGCCCGGCTTTAGGTAAAGACTCAATTGATAAAGGTATTCGGGCTGGTCTTATTGGAGCAATAATTATTCTCTTGTTTATGATTATTTATTATAGTTTGTCGGGAGTAATTGCTAATATTACTTTAATTTTAAATATTTTCTTTATTTTAGTTGTTTTAGCCGGGCTTCGAGCTACTTTAACACTACCCGGTATCGCTGGGATTGTTTTGACGATAGGCATGGCGGTTGATGCTAATATCTTAATTTTTGAGCGAATTCGTGAGGAATTACGCGCCGGTAAGAAAGTCCGCTCGGCAGTCGACAGTGGTTTTTCTCGAGCCGCAGTTACTATTCTTGATGCCAATATTACCACGATTATTACAACGATTGCTTTGTATTTCTTTGGAACCGGTCCAATTCGGGGCTTTGCCGTGACTTTAATGGTAGGATTAGTAATTAATATAATTACGGCCGTAGTAATCGGTCGGTTTATTTTCCAATGGGCGGTTACACAATTTGCCCATGAAAGGTTGAGGATCTAA
- the purH gene encoding bifunctional phosphoribosylaminoimidazolecarboxamide formyltransferase/IMP cyclohydrolase: protein MKPKRAIISVWDKEGIIDMARVLTSLQIELIATSQTAKLLAEANIPVCEVSKFTGSDEILGGRVKTLHPKIAAGILSLRKEPDISPIDMVVCNLYPFEQGLENNLPISEMIELIDIGGVTLLRSGAKNFEFVTVIPDKKYYPLVANELLANQEVSLKTRAFLAAKTFELVSYYDALIAGYFSQRFLSADDQDFYTSGFIKKLKLRYGENPHQKGWYYQSPFTKFRFQQIHGKELSYNNLLDLDAAISVVWEFRDPACAIIKHGSPCGVALGPELETAYKKALASDPESAFGGIVAMNHPVDKLVAQGLSRMFLEVVAAPQFLPDAQDILKKKKNLRLIEYSGDLDALQLRSVLGGVLIQDRDLAWDDVGQWRVVSRRQPTAQELEELLFAFKVVKFVKSNGIVISKDKATVGISGGQTSRVRAVEIALKNAHNRTENAVLASDGFFPFRDSIDLIAKSQIKAIVEPGGSINDPEVIKAADEHDISLVFSGVRHFRH from the coding sequence GTGAAGCCAAAACGCGCAATAATCAGTGTTTGGGACAAGGAGGGAATTATTGATATGGCTCGGGTATTAACCAGTTTACAGATTGAACTCATAGCCACATCACAAACCGCAAAGTTGTTGGCCGAGGCTAATATCCCAGTTTGCGAGGTTAGTAAATTTACCGGAAGCGACGAGATTCTTGGGGGCCGAGTGAAAACCTTGCATCCCAAAATTGCTGCTGGAATATTGTCTTTACGAAAGGAACCCGATATTTCGCCTATTGATATGGTGGTCTGTAATTTATATCCGTTTGAGCAAGGATTAGAAAATAACCTACCAATTAGCGAGATGATAGAACTAATTGATATTGGTGGCGTTACTTTGTTGCGTAGTGGTGCTAAGAATTTTGAATTTGTTACAGTAATTCCTGACAAAAAATATTATCCCCTAGTTGCTAATGAACTTTTAGCCAACCAAGAGGTTTCGTTAAAAACCAGAGCATTCTTGGCTGCCAAGACTTTTGAGCTCGTTAGTTATTATGATGCATTAATTGCTGGGTATTTTAGCCAAAGATTCTTATCTGCTGATGATCAGGACTTTTATACCTCAGGGTTTATAAAAAAGTTAAAGTTGCGATACGGAGAAAATCCCCATCAAAAAGGCTGGTATTATCAAAGCCCTTTTACTAAGTTTCGATTTCAGCAAATTCATGGCAAAGAGCTTTCTTATAATAATCTTTTGGACTTAGACGCCGCAATTTCCGTGGTTTGGGAGTTTCGAGATCCGGCATGTGCGATTATAAAACATGGCAGCCCTTGCGGTGTAGCCTTAGGGCCGGAGTTAGAAACGGCCTACAAAAAAGCCCTAGCAAGCGACCCCGAGTCAGCGTTCGGGGGCATTGTTGCGATGAATCATCCGGTAGACAAACTTGTGGCTCAAGGACTGAGTAGAATGTTTTTAGAAGTGGTTGCTGCCCCACAATTTCTCCCCGATGCTCAAGACATTTTAAAAAAGAAGAAAAATCTTCGGCTGATTGAGTATTCAGGGGATCTTGATGCTTTGCAGTTACGTAGCGTATTAGGGGGTGTTTTAATCCAAGATCGGGATTTAGCTTGGGATGATGTAGGACAGTGGCGAGTAGTATCACGTCGTCAACCGACAGCTCAGGAATTAGAGGAATTGTTATTTGCGTTTAAGGTCGTAAAATTTGTTAAATCTAACGGCATTGTAATTAGTAAAGATAAGGCTACCGTTGGCATAAGTGGCGGCCAGACTTCCCGGGTGCGCGCTGTCGAAATTGCCTTAAAAAACGCTCATAATCGTACTGAAAATGCTGTTTTAGCATCGGATGGTTTCTTTCCGTTTCGGGATTCGATTGATTTGATTGCGAAATCTCAAATAAAAGCAATAGTGGAACCCGGCGGATCGATAAACGACCCAGAAGTAATAAAAGCTGCGGATGAACACGATATTTCTTTGGTTTTTAGTGGCGTTAGGCATTTTCGCCATTAA
- a CDS encoding RsmB/NOP family class I SAM-dependent RNA methyltransferase, which translates to MTIQFPEKFIKRYQMIIPNFEQFLEILRVPVTPSLRINTLKGPKAEILAMLGSLELVPIPWYPDGYYVKNRINLGSLASHQQGLIYLQEAISMLPPIILAPRPNEKILDLAAAPGSKTTQLAMLMGNQGLIVANDISKNRLRALISNLKRLGVINTVVTNYPGQILGTILPNYFDKVLLDAPCSLEGTIRNSPEVLKNWTETKIKRLSQRQEALINSAFRTLRPDGILIYTTCTFAPEENEAVVSYLLKKYPEIAVCEPISLSGIKYHSGVNQWQNEVYPEAVKNCLRIYPHDNDTEGFFIAKIRKVLPTPEYHQTVTYPKTRPRSYDRCMQELLNTLITNYNISPRFFREYPLELKKDTLYLMTKEVKDFQKLKVIYCGYPWAKYSNNKILVSEDSLRMLNRLMFNGENA; encoded by the coding sequence TTGACGATACAATTTCCAGAAAAATTTATCAAGCGGTATCAGATGATTATTCCGAATTTTGAACAATTTCTAGAAATCCTCAGGGTCCCCGTAACACCATCACTGCGCATCAATACCCTCAAAGGTCCAAAGGCCGAAATACTGGCTATGCTCGGTTCCTTAGAGCTGGTACCAATCCCGTGGTATCCAGATGGTTATTATGTGAAAAACCGAATAAATCTTGGCTCATTGGCTAGCCACCAACAAGGACTGATCTATCTCCAAGAGGCAATCTCCATGTTACCACCAATAATTTTAGCACCTAGACCCAATGAAAAAATCTTAGATTTAGCCGCTGCGCCAGGCTCAAAAACGACCCAACTGGCTATGCTGATGGGTAATCAGGGGTTAATTGTTGCTAATGATATCTCAAAAAACCGGCTGCGGGCCTTAATTAGTAATCTTAAGCGTTTAGGAGTAATAAACACCGTAGTTACCAATTATCCGGGACAAATTCTTGGCACAATCTTACCGAATTACTTTGACAAGGTATTACTTGACGCCCCATGTTCACTTGAGGGTACAATTCGCAATTCGCCAGAAGTGCTTAAAAACTGGACAGAAACTAAAATAAAACGCCTAAGCCAGAGGCAAGAGGCTTTAATTAACTCGGCTTTTAGGACTCTAAGACCTGATGGTATACTTATATATACCACATGCACTTTTGCTCCTGAAGAAAATGAAGCCGTAGTAAGTTATCTTTTAAAAAAATATCCCGAAATAGCTGTGTGTGAGCCAATTTCACTTTCGGGAATTAAATATCATTCAGGAGTCAACCAGTGGCAAAACGAAGTTTATCCAGAAGCAGTCAAAAATTGCCTAAGAATTTATCCCCATGATAATGACACCGAAGGCTTTTTTATTGCCAAAATCCGCAAGGTGCTGCCAACACCCGAATATCATCAAACAGTGACTTACCCCAAAACTCGCCCCAGAAGTTATGATAGGTGTATGCAAGAACTACTGAATACCCTAATTACAAACTACAATATCTCACCACGGTTTTTCCGAGAATATCCGTTAGAACTTAAAAAAGACACCCTGTATCTTATGACCAAAGAGGTAAAAGATTTTCAGAAACTAAAAGTAATATATTGCGGCTATCCTTGGGCAAAATATTCCAATAATAAAATCCTCGTAAGTGAGGATAGTCTGAGGATGCTAAATCGTTTAATGTTTAATGGCGAAAATGCCTAA
- a CDS encoding asparaginase domain-containing protein, producing MRIRIIATGGTFDKEYNELTGELFFKHTHVPEMLKLGRCRIDVVIEELMMVDSAYMTDNERAQIIEAVKRSPEDRILITHGTDRMVETAKALAQMVKDKTVVLTGAMVPYSFGSSDGMFNLGAGLAFVQTLPYGVYIAMNGRYFHWHNVMKNRNTGYFEEISQ from the coding sequence ATGAGAATAAGAATTATTGCCACCGGTGGCACTTTTGATAAAGAATATAATGAGCTGACCGGCGAGCTATTTTTCAAGCATACCCATGTGCCCGAGATGTTAAAACTTGGTCGCTGCCGGATTGATGTTGTTATTGAGGAGCTTATGATGGTGGACAGTGCCTATATGACTGATAACGAGCGAGCCCAAATTATTGAAGCTGTAAAGAGAAGTCCAGAGGACCGAATTTTAATAACGCACGGCACGGATCGCATGGTTGAAACGGCCAAGGCCTTGGCTCAGATGGTTAAAGATAAAACCGTAGTGCTAACCGGTGCTATGGTGCCATATAGTTTTGGTAGTTCGGACGGAATGTTTAATCTGGGTGCCGGCTTAGCCTTTGTCCAGACCCTGCCTTATGGGGTTTATATTGCGATGAACGGCCGCTATTTTCATTGGCATAATGTAATGAAGAATAGAAACACTGGTTATTTTGAAGAAATATCCCAATAA
- the secF gene encoding protein translocase subunit SecF, producing MLQIFKSPNYNFTTRRSIFFVISAALMVISIISFVVNRGFKYSVDFTGGTLIEVRFLRPVAISTLRTIFKNFQTGNVSIQQFGEGTDFIVRFESPSEFVSQESLGSKVLELLNQELTDNPAEIVRIEMVGPRIGKELQRNAIIAVLIGLLGILIYVTIRFDFRFGTAAVIALIHDVTLTMGFILITRTEVSIPIIAALLTIVGYSVNNSIVISDRVRENLRKIHRISFESIVNQSINDTLSRTILTASTTFMVAFILYLLGAAAIKDFAKVISFGVVVGTYSSIYICGPLVVEWEKYFPKRIRG from the coding sequence ATGCTTCAGATATTTAAAAGTCCTAATTATAATTTTACGACTCGTCGCTCTATTTTCTTTGTAATTTCAGCAGCTCTGATGGTGATTTCAATAATATCCTTTGTGGTTAATCGTGGCTTTAAGTACAGTGTTGACTTTACCGGTGGGACCTTGATTGAGGTTCGATTCCTTCGACCTGTGGCAATTTCAACTTTACGGACGATATTTAAGAACTTCCAAACCGGCAATGTTTCAATTCAGCAGTTTGGTGAAGGCACAGATTTTATAGTTCGTTTCGAAAGTCCCTCGGAATTTGTATCGCAGGAGAGTTTGGGTTCAAAAGTTTTAGAATTATTAAATCAGGAATTAACCGATAATCCGGCAGAAATTGTTCGGATTGAAATGGTTGGACCGCGCATTGGCAAAGAACTTCAACGTAACGCAATTATTGCTGTGCTTATTGGACTCCTTGGTATTCTGATTTATGTGACGATTCGTTTCGATTTTCGATTTGGAACCGCTGCGGTAATTGCTTTAATACACGATGTGACATTAACAATGGGATTTATTTTAATTACGCGGACTGAAGTATCAATTCCCATCATCGCGGCACTGTTAACTATTGTTGGTTATTCAGTGAACAATTCCATCGTGATTTCGGACCGGGTTCGAGAGAATTTACGGAAAATTCATCGGATAAGTTTTGAATCGATTGTTAACCAAAGTATTAACGATACCTTATCGCGGACCATCTTAACCGCCTCTACAACCTTTATGGTTGCCTTCATACTATACCTTTTAGGTGCCGCAGCTATTAAAGATTTCGCCAAAGTGATTTCTTTCGGGGTCGTTGTGGGAACCTATTCATCAATTTATATTTGCGGACCGCTGGTTGTGGAATGGGAGAAATACTTTCCTAAGCGCATCCGTGGCTAA
- a CDS encoding VCBS repeat-containing protein — protein MRYFEAFLVIICIFSLLNALNYIESSTGLTTPNWEGGRTELEFADINNDGFVDILSIGDHGSPYINSGEHGIMVWFGNGQGSWTNYMNGNFGYGGIAIGDVNNDGYLDVGYGMHHNYSGTDFGDQLMEVALGDGTGRNWTPWDDSLAMHGQSWGMFGTDFADIDNDGDLDIGSVSFGSGDGIHIYQNMMNGTWHRSFGFLGGNSNMELYFADFNKDGNADFAVTHQYSSVYFGDGHGNFTSAHLNLPAPGDIGYRSVSVGDVDNDGGSDLGFITTSGGVFVYIYNELTQSWENFSGNLPSSGNYQRINLWDMNGDGFLDVVAQGGGVLKIWLGNGLGSWIEACQINTPSPGTAQALCVRADCDNNGCADIVTLVEEGTWPSYRNRLRFFKETSQSLNLEILPIFPKGSERFRAGSVNFIRWQSKVPNNIPSWVSIEFSAHGSSGPWQILFESIPNNGMKQWLIPNVSSSDCELKLTVYTASETSVVITPPFTILGPAPAIKEATLRSLSTNLVYLITRPNISLPVNIKSSGSVLITIYDRQGRLVYRCLKRQLGAKKFLELNDIQLGAGDYYLTILAPDYIFRAKLIVVH, from the coding sequence ATGAGGTATTTTGAGGCATTTCTTGTGATTATTTGTATCTTTTCTCTGCTTAATGCCTTAAATTATATTGAATCATCTACCGGACTCACTACACCTAATTGGGAAGGGGGCCGAACCGAGTTAGAATTTGCTGATATTAATAACGACGGATTTGTTGATATTCTTTCCATCGGTGACCACGGTTCGCCATATATTAATTCTGGTGAACATGGCATTATGGTTTGGTTTGGCAACGGCCAGGGCAGCTGGACCAATTATATGAACGGCAATTTTGGCTATGGTGGCATTGCGATTGGAGATGTAAATAATGACGGATACTTAGATGTCGGCTATGGAATGCATCATAATTATTCCGGAACCGATTTTGGCGACCAGCTAATGGAGGTTGCGTTAGGTGATGGCACTGGTAGAAACTGGACACCCTGGGACGACTCGTTAGCTATGCATGGTCAAAGTTGGGGTATGTTTGGCACTGATTTTGCTGATATTGACAATGATGGCGATTTAGATATTGGCTCGGTTTCTTTTGGCTCAGGTGACGGCATTCATATTTACCAGAATATGATGAATGGCACTTGGCATCGTAGTTTTGGTTTTCTAGGTGGTAATTCCAATATGGAGTTGTATTTTGCCGATTTTAACAAGGATGGTAATGCTGATTTTGCTGTGACTCATCAATATTCCAGTGTATATTTTGGGGATGGACATGGTAACTTTACATCGGCGCATCTTAATTTGCCGGCGCCAGGCGATATAGGTTATCGCAGTGTTTCCGTCGGTGATGTCGATAACGATGGGGGTAGCGATTTAGGATTTATTACCACTAGTGGCGGTGTCTTTGTTTATATTTATAATGAACTTACCCAAAGCTGGGAGAATTTTTCAGGTAATTTACCAAGTTCTGGTAATTACCAGCGCATAAATCTTTGGGATATGAATGGTGACGGTTTTCTTGATGTGGTGGCACAGGGAGGTGGAGTCTTAAAAATTTGGTTGGGTAACGGACTTGGTAGCTGGATCGAGGCCTGTCAGATCAATACGCCAAGTCCGGGCACCGCGCAGGCACTCTGTGTGCGTGCCGACTGTGATAATAACGGTTGCGCTGATATTGTAACACTGGTTGAAGAGGGCACCTGGCCTTCATATCGAAACCGTCTGCGTTTTTTTAAGGAAACTTCGCAGTCATTAAATTTAGAAATTTTACCAATTTTTCCGAAAGGATCAGAACGATTTCGAGCTGGTTCCGTAAACTTTATTCGCTGGCAAAGTAAAGTTCCGAATAATATACCTTCTTGGGTTTCCATTGAGTTTTCGGCCCATGGCAGTAGCGGACCCTGGCAGATACTTTTTGAGTCTATTCCTAATAACGGCATGAAACAATGGCTAATTCCTAATGTATCTTCAAGCGATTGTGAACTGAAATTGACTGTCTACACCGCAAGCGAGACTAGCGTTGTAATCACCCCGCCGTTTACAATTTTAGGTCCGGCACCGGCCATAAAAGAAGCTACACTTCGTAGTTTGAGTACAAATCTCGTTTATTTAATTACCCGTCCCAATATTTCTTTACCGGTTAATATTAAATCGTCCGGCTCGGTCCTAATTACCATCTATGATCGCCAGGGTCGATTGGTTTATCGGTGCCTAAAAAGACAACTAGGCGCTAAAAAATTCTTAGAGTTAAATGACATTCAATTAGGTGCTGGAGATTATTATCTAACAATTTTAGCACCTGATTATATTTTTAGGGCCAAATTAATTGTTGTTCATTAG